The window CTCCCGGCACCTCCCAGTGGCCCCAGGTGCTGGGCCTCTGCAAACACTAACTGCCTCGGGATCCTCTCTCAGGTGAAGCTCTTTCTAGCCTCTGCAGGGAAGCCCATCTCGGCCTTGCTCTAATTTGTTCTCTTTCCCAGGTGCTTCtggcctctgtgctctgcttcACCTCTTCCCTGGACACAAGATACAACGTCCAGATAGTGGGGCTGCTGCCTGGGGGGTAAGAGAATCAAGACGCCAGCCTGCTCTGCTCACACTGCTCACACCCAACGTGTCCTCTTGACCTGCCCCACCCcattttctctgtctcccccatATCCTCCTGAGACCCAACCCATCCTCACCCCACATCCCTCTCTCTCCAGATTTCCCCAACCCCACCTCCCTAACCTGGCTGAGCTGCCCAGGATTCTGGCTGACTCGCTGCCCATCGCACTGGTTGCTTTTGCTGTGTCTGCCTCCCTGGCCTCCATCTATGCAGACAAGTATAGCTATACTATTGACTCCAACCAGGTGGGACCCTGAGGACCCCCATTTCATTCAGGAGACAACTCCCTCATCTgatggccccccccccccaaatgcctttgtctctctcctgTTCATCTCACCACTTCCCTCCAGGAGCTCTTGGCCCATGGTGTCTCCAACCtcatctcctccctcttctcctgcttTCCCAACTCTGCCACATTGGCCACCACCAGCCTCCTAGTGGATGCTGGTGGGAATACACAGGTGAGAGCACGTCCTTGGGTGAGAAGAAAGCGGTGCGTATCCAGGTTGGGGTGGTGGCGCAACAGGTGGAGGGTTGGGAGATACCCACAGGGCAGCCGTATAGAGGAGGATAGGAATCTGAAAGTGAGTGAAGGGGTGGGATTTTCTAGGTAGGATAGAAGATGATAAAGCTCCATTAAGACCTCTGTAGACTATAAGCACCGAAAAAATTTACAGCGCCCCGTATgtagttcaaaataaaaacaaaactaaactgtAAAGTTGAGAGATTTCCCTCCCCCATgaggacattttcttttaaaaaaaaatcacagggcagccctggtggcacagcggtttagcactgcctgcagcctagggcatgatcctggagaccctggatcaagtcccacatcaggctctctgcatggagcctgcttctccctctgcctgtgtctctgcctctctctcactgtgtgtgtgtctctatgaataaataaacaaataatcttaaaaaaaatcacagagaaaaaaatcacagagggtatgtgtggctcagtcggttaagcgtctgccttgggctcaggtcatgatctcagggtcctgagctcgagccccacacccacaccctgctcagcggggaatctgcttgtccctctccctctcacccccaCTGTCCTCTCTCGCAtgctctgctctctcaaataaatcttaaaaaaaaaaaaagaacatatgaaaaTCTACCCCTTAATTTCTGGTTTCCTACTTTGCCAGTTCCCTAAAAAATGTGGTTAGCCTACTTTTAGAGTAATCCAACAGTGGCTTTTAGGATGGACACGGGTTACAAAATAGGGAAGTTGAACTCTATCCAGGTAGAGACTGGTGAAGAGAGGCGTTTGActgggagaggggaggtgggtgtgagAGGCGGTATACCAAGAAGGGAGCTGCAGACTGAGGAGTATCTTCATGGAAGGGGCTTTGGGAGGAGCGAGACTTCCAGGGAAGatgaggcagaggggcagggggaccaGCTTTCCCAGGGGGGTGGATGAGgtccccttccttctctgcttccatccctccctccttctagCTGGCAGGTCTCTTCTCCTGCATAGTTGTCCTGTCAGTGCTGCTGTGGCTGGGGCCCTTCTTCTATTATCTGCCCAAGGTAAGGAGCACAGGAGGGATGGGGGGGACCAGGAGGAGTGGTTACATTCCGGGGCGTCGGGCCTCAGCTTGCCTCCTCTGCCCCAAGGCTGTCCTGGCCTGCATCAACATCTCCAGCATGCGCCAGATGTTTTTCCAGATGCAGGAACTTCCACAACTGTGGCGCATCAGCCGCATGGACTTTGTGAGAAGTGGCAGCGTCACGTAACCCTGGACTGCCCCCTCCCATTCCCCAGCATCCCCAGCCTCTACCCCCCAGGTTGGAGCTAGCTGTCCCACTCCTAAATTCtggtgccctccccacccccaacacgcATATTTCCTAATCCCAAGACTCAGACACAAGGTGGAGGATGGGATTTGAACCCTTCAGGCCTGAATATCTGCGACTCCCCAGCGGCTGCACGGGTGGGGTCATTATATTTGACCTATATCCCCATTGGGTTGATCCTATTCCTTCCTATTCTTCCTACCTTCTCCTGGGCCACCCCTATCACTGGCCTTGGCAGTCCCTGCCCCGGGACCTCCTGCCCTAGACGCGATGGCCTGGCGTTCACTCCCATCCATGTCCTGCAGGCCGTGTGGATGGTCACATGGGTGGCCGTAGTGATCCTGAGCGTGGACCTGGGCCTGGCCATAGGTGTGGTCTTCTCCATGATGACCGTGGTCTGCCGCACCCAGAGGTGGGAGGACAGATGAGAGGAGTCGGGGAGAGGGCTGGGGGAGAGAACAGGTGCTTGGGGTGACTCTCCAGCCAGGCCAGGCTGGGAATCTGACCCCAGCTTCCTGCCCAGggtgcagtgcctggcacttggACTTGCCGAGGGGACGGAACTCTACAGGCCACTCAGGGAGAGCCACAAGGTGGGTGGGCtccagacagagagggagggcaaGATTAGACCCACATGTTTTTCTGACCCTCTGACATCTTAGCTCCGCAAGGCCCGGGGGCTCTGCGTCCTGAGCTATCCAGCGCCACTCTACTTTGGGACCCGTGGGCAGTTTCGCCGCAGCCTGGAGTGGCAGCTGGGACTTGGAGAAGCAGGCAAGGTGAGAGACCTGGTCAAAGAGAGTGTGGCTTCCCTGGCGGTGGGGGGCACGTGGGTCTTCTGAAGGGGGTCATTGTGAGGGGTGCTCGTTCACGCTTGCGTCTTGGAGGAGGTAACTGCCCTTCTCTGCTCACAGGAGGCTCCGAAGGCAGATGGCCCCCCTGATGCAGGTGAGATGGGAGGACAAGGAGGGAGACTTGGGTATGAGCCCTGGAGGCGGCTGGCTACTCCTGCCTTCTCCCATCCTAGCTGCTGAGCCCGTCAGAGTGGTGGTCCTAGACTGCAGTGGTATCACCTTTGCGGATGCTGCTGGAGCCAGAGAAGTGGTACAGGTGAGGGACAGGGTAGGTTGAGGACAAGGTCCCATATGGTCCCATGCATATCCTCTGTGGTAGGATTTAACCCCCTGCCCCATCTCCGCAGCTGGCCAGCCGATGCCGAGATGCCGGGATCCACCTTCTCCTGGCTCAGTGTCATGGTGAGGGAGGTGTGGAGGGCGGAGGGCCCTGGAGACTGGGGAGTGACTGGACACTTggtggtgtggggggtgggggagaaggacaCAGTGTCGTTTTGGGGCCTAAGAACCTGACCCGCCTTTCTTCACAGCCTCAGTGCTGGGGACACTGACCCAGGCAGGACTCCTAGACAGAGTGACCCCAGAACAGCTGTTTGTCAGTGTCCAGGATGCAGCTGCTCATGCCCTGGAGAGACTGGTGAGGACGCAGTAGCAAGTGAAATCCAGGAGGCGCTGGGCTATGGCAGGTCACATGTGAGTCAGTGGCTGAAGATCTAGGCAGAGGGCTTGGGGAAGGGGACTGAGAAGGGAgctggaggggggcggggaggaaatGATTCATCCATCTCAGGCTAAGCCAGGGGGCCTGGGCCCTGCTCTGCATGAAGTGAGGAGCTAAGGTTTCAGTTGGGTGGTGTGCCCCTCAGAGGACTGCCAGAGGCTGAGTGAGGGAGGAGAGCACCTGAGCTATTCCTGTCATGCCCCCTCTCTTT is drawn from Canis lupus baileyi chromosome 11, mCanLup2.hap1, whole genome shotgun sequence and contains these coding sequences:
- the LOC140642400 gene encoding solute carrier family 26 member 10-like isoform X3, with protein sequence MAFALLTSVPPVFGLYTSFFPVLIYTLLGTGRHLSTGTFAVLSLMTGSAVERLVPEPLGGNLSAIGREELDAQRVGAAAALAFASGALMLGMFALQLGVLSTFLSEPVVKALTSGAALHVLVSQLPSLLGLPLPRQIGCFALFKTLAAVLTALPRSSPAELTISALSLALLVPVKELNVRFRDRLPTPIPGEIVMVLLASVLCFTSSLDTRYNVQIVGLLPGGFPQPHLPNLAELPRILADSLPIALVAFAVSASLASIYADKYSYTIDSNQELLAHGVSNLISSLFSCFPNSATLATTSLLVDAGGNTQLAGLFSCIVVLSVLLWLGPFFYYLPKAVLACINISSMRQMFFQMQELPQLWRISRMDFAVWMVTWVAVVILSVDLGLAIGVVFSMMTVVCRTQRVQCLALGLAEGTELYRPLRESHKLRKARGLCVLSYPAPLYFGTRGQFRRSLEWQLGLGEAGKEAPKADGPPDAAAEPVRVVVLDCSGITFADAAGAREVVQLASRCRDAGIHLLLAQCHASVLGTLTQAGLLDRVTPEQLFVSVQDAAAHALERLELLVQRLAQCGSDPVIWSAEGPSSMCVGSGLTSYN
- the LOC140642400 gene encoding solute carrier family 26 member 10-like isoform X1; protein product: MSGLPGAGTCPGLGETSDLKSPLGAKFREPLTEARFQQLFGDAEPEPELPAEPRGSRPCGRWARWARWARRAGARSGPGAGRLLRARLPPLRWLPRYRWRAWLLGDAVAGVTVGIVHVPQGMAFALLTSVPPVFGLYTSFFPVLIYTLLGTGRHLSTGTFAVLSLMTGSAVERLVPEPLGGNLSAIGREELDAQRVGAAAALAFASGALMLGMFALQLGVLSTFLSEPVVKALTSGAALHVLVSQLPSLLGLPLPRQIGCFALFKTLAAVLTALPRSSPAELTISALSLALLVPVKELNVRFRDRLPTPIPGEIVMVLLASVLCFTSSLDTRYNVQIVGLLPGGFPQPHLPNLAELPRILADSLPIALVAFAVSASLASIYADKYSYTIDSNQELLAHGVSNLISSLFSCFPNSATLATTSLLVDAGGNTQLAGLFSCIVVLSVLLWLGPFFYYLPKAVLACINISSMRQMFFQMQELPQLWRISRMDFAVWMVTWVAVVILSVDLGLAIGVVFSMMTVVCRTQRVQCLALGLAEGTELYRPLRESHKLRKARGLCVLSYPAPLYFGTRGQFRRSLEWQLGLGEAGKEAPKADGPPDAAAEPVRVVVLDCSGITFADAAGAREVVQLASRCRDAGIHLLLAQCHASVLGTLTQAGLLDRVTPEQLFVSVQDAAAHALERLELLVQRLAQCGSDPVIWSAEGPSSMCVGSGLTSYN
- the LOC140642400 gene encoding solute carrier family 26 member 10-like isoform X2, giving the protein MSGLPGAGTCPGLGETSDLKSPLGAKFREPLTEARFQQLFGDAEPEPELPAEPRGSRPCGRWARWARWARRAGARSGPGAGRLLRARLPPLRWLPRYRWRAWLLGDAVAGVTVGIVHVPQGMAFALLTSVPPVFGLYTSFFPVLIYTLLGTGRHLSTGTFAVLSLMTGSAVERLVPEPLGGNLSAIGREELDAQRVGAAAALAFASGALMLGMFALQLGVLSTFLSEPVVKALTSGAALHVLVSQLPSLLGLPLPRQIGCFALFKTLAAVLTALPRSSPAELTISALSLALLVPVKELNVRFRDRLPTPIPGEIVMVLLASVLCFTSSLDTRYNVQIVGLLPGGFPQPHLPNLAELPRILADSLPIALVAFAVSASLASIYADKYSYTIDSNQELLAHGVSNLISSLFSCFPNSATLATTSLLVDAGGNTQLAGLFSCIVVLSVLLWLGPFFYYLPKAVLACINISSMRQMFFQMQELPQLWRISRMDFAVWMVTWVAVVILSVDLGLAIGVVFSMMTVVCRTQRVQCLALGLAEGTELYRPLRESHKLRKARGLCVLSYPAPLYFGTRGQFRRSLEWQLGLGEAGKEAPKADGPPDAAAEPVRVVVLDCSGITFADAAGAREVVQLASRCRDAGIHLLLAQCHASVLGTLTQAGLLDRVTPEQLFVSVQDAAAHALERLVRTQ